In Bombus terrestris chromosome 6, iyBomTerr1.2, whole genome shotgun sequence, a single window of DNA contains:
- the LOC100647563 gene encoding flexible cuticle protein 12-like gives MKLFVAFALVVVAVSAAPQVHQEDVLVLKETPSDNIGLGSYNYGYELSNGQAHQESAELVNVGTENESLAVRGSFSWVDPQTNVKYTVNYVADENGFQPQGEHIPA, from the exons ATGAAACTG TTCGTCGCTTTCGCCCTCGTCGTTGTCGCCGTTTCCGCTGCTCCTCAAGTACATCAAGAAGACGTACTGGTTCTCAAGGAGACACCCTCTGACAATATTGGCCTGGGCAGTTACAACTATGGCTACGAACTTTCCAATGGACAAGCTCATCAGGAATCCGCCGAATTGGTTAACGTAGGAACCGAAAACGAGTCTTTGGCTGTTCGTGGAAGCTTCAGCTGGGTAGACCCACAAACCAACGTGAAATACACCGTCAACTACGTGGCCGATGAGAATGGATTCCAACCACAGGGCGAACATATCCCTGCTTGA
- the LOC100647683 gene encoding flexible cuticle protein 12-like — protein MKTIIAFAAFVAIAVAVPLQKNQEAIVVKETPSDNIGLGSYNYGYQLSDGQAKQESAELVNGGSDGQYLTVRGSFSFVDPVTNVAYTVNYVADEDGFHPQGEHLPHV, from the exons ATGAAAACC ATCATTGCTTTTGCCGCCTTCGTCGCTATTGCTGTAGCAGTTCCTCTGCAAAAAAATCAGGAAGCAATCGTCGTGAAAGAAACTCCTTCTGATAATATCGGTCTTGGCAGTTATAACTACGGTTACCAACTTTCCGACGGACAAGCCAAACAGGAATCTGCAGAATTAGTCAATGGTGGATCTGATGGACAATACCTGACAGTTCGCGGCAGCTTCTCCTTTGTCGACCCAGTTACCAATGTTGCATACACTGTGAACTACGTTGCCGACGAGGATGGTTTCCATCCACAGGGAGAACATCTTCCCCATGTTTAA
- the LOC100644585 gene encoding flexible cuticle protein 12, producing MKTIIAFAAFVAIAVAVPLQRNQEAIVVKETPSDNIGLGSYNYGYQLSDGQAKQESAEVVNGGSDGQHLTVRGSFSFVDPVTNVAYTVNYVADEDGFHPQGEHLPHV from the exons ATGAAAACC ATCATTGCTTTTGCCGCCTTTGTCGCTATTGCTGTAGCAGTTCCTCTGCAAAGAAATCAGGAAGCAATCGTCGTGAAAGAAACTCCTTCTGATAATATCGGTCTTGGCAGTTATAACTACGGTTACCAACTTTCCGACGGACAAGCCAAACAGGAATCTGCAGAAGTAGTCAATGGTGGATCTGATGGACAACACCTGACAGTTCGCGGCAGCTTCTCCTTTGTCGATCCAGTTACCAATGTTGCATACACTGTGAACTACGTTGCCGACGAGGATGGTTTCCATCCACAGGGAGAACATCTTCCCCATGTTTAA